One Mugil cephalus isolate CIBA_MC_2020 chromosome 22, CIBA_Mcephalus_1.1, whole genome shotgun sequence genomic window carries:
- the nudt5 gene encoding ADP-sugar pyrophosphatase, with translation MSNPEEPKVTTTPHIVKEEPLATGKWVKLEKTTYVDPAGNTRTWETAKRTTRRTNTEVDGVGIIALLKRTLHKDCVVMVKQFRPPMGCCTLEFPAGLIDEGETAEVAALRELKEETGYKGEVVGVTPVTCLDPGLSNCTTQIVLVNINGDEMENVNPTQQLGDGEFVEVILLPLDEFQTKIDDLLQKEKIMVDAKVYIFAMGMVQAFFKPRELPVLKQ, from the exons ATGAGCAACCCCGAGGAGCCCAAAGTGACGACAACCCCACACATAGTGAAAGAAGAG CCTTTGGCGACGGGCAAATGGGTGAAGCTGGAGAAGACGACGTACGTGGACCCTGCTGGAAACACCAG AACCTGGGAGACGGCGAAAAGAACGACCAGAAGGACCAACACTGAAGTGGACG GCGTGGGAATCATCGCTCTGCTGAAACGGACGCTGCATAAAGACTGCGTGGTGATGGTGAAGCAGTTCCGTCCTCCTATGGGGTGCTGCACTCTGGAGTTCCCAGCAG GATTGATCGATGAGGGAGAAACTGCAGAGGTAGCTGCACTCAGGGAGCTAAAGGAAGAAACCGGCTACAAAGGGGAAGTAGTAGGAGTCACTCCAG TGACCTGTCTGGACCCCGGTCTGTCCAACTGCACCACCCAGATCGTCCTGGTCAACATCAATGGAGACGAAATGGAGAATGTCAACCCAACGCAGCAGCTAG GCGATGGAG aATTCGTTGAAGTTATTCTTTTACCACTTGACGAATTCCAGACGAAGATAGACG ACCtgctgcagaaagagaaaattatGGTGGACGCCAAAGTTTACATCTTCGCCATGGGGATGGTCCAGGCCTTCTTTAAGCCCAGGGAGCTCCCTGTCCTGAAGCAGTGA
- the fbxo18 gene encoding F-box DNA helicase 1 isoform X2 yields the protein MEVAVKGKAKRKHLNAEECNELVRSAGVADALTQPHTSTQSLGHRDPNRGLYPRTPTKRWKRAPLPGSPSVKQKGINAFFSVKGFIRSSPHKSSLPSTSTSSKELKDMVEEEEEEDDDVSLLAAPLMPPPREEEDDDSLLAAVMMPDPDEEEIDDDSLLAAGMVPDSEPQKEQEVDYLEGMTAEMFGGDDEFGQCGVHNEEEVEPLPDAHYGLLGTGRHLLRPQGCIDDLPEEVLRQILCHVPAQDLYRNVSLVCHRWKNVVEDTTFVPFKKQYYRYMMREKETMEEVVSILKNSGITDPALSQHSIRNLVVLMAQHKVRDRVAPENVLECVKKHRLFPQAEASIRLCIPDIRKSFNLGIEGPNPYAAMAIVLILSESVDDVQALVSLLTSCMSHSAISEYLSHMAMMLLALMRNDIQISNRLHYNIYYMLHLMENGPFSVNSGQSGQPQIHLTREQQQVLSHNIQPDHVVKIIAFAGTGKTTTLIKYAEQRPHLRFLYVAFNNSVAREATLRFPRNVECRTVHSLAYKDVGWRYKAQEKLAPGLKPFAINSLLPKGHGGFTRAKVVSTTLSAFLASTDEAIATRHVPSTYITSSNFRIDIDRDEKLFYVNEARKIWKKMKDPSEKSKYGYYMTHDGYLKLWQLQDPKPRLSDRYDALFIDEAQDCTPAVMDVLLSQSCGKILVGDPHQQIYTFRGAVNALHATEHTHIYYLTQSFRFGADIAYVGATILNVCKKVEKILVGGKKKSGVSDETTDKAAKAVSTGVSYSPGKIAILSRCNLGVFSEAVRLIDINPHCRIHFVGDVKTIGLEKILDIWCLMQQPGAPLLGPDQRPRVIRDPIIRSFVKKSENPFLALKMYAMQTEDKELEGKVAIVEKYRRRVPELVMRLNGCSETDYHKAGVLPEVGDAQVLAAEQRASPVHHLILPQLRHARLSVHHAQAAIKMHRRRD from the exons ATGGAGGTGGCTGTCAAAG GGAAAGCCAAGAGGAAGCACTTGAATGCAGAGGAGTGTAACGAACTGGTTCGAAGCGCCGGGGTTGCAGACGCCCTCACCCAGccccacacctccacccagaGTCTGGGCCACCGGGACCCTAATAGGGGACTGTACCCCAGGACTCCAACAAAAAGATGGAAGCGTG cACCTCTCCCTGGAAGTCCATCTGTGAAACAGAAGGGCATCAACGCCTTCTTCTCCGTGAAGGGCTTCATCCGTTCCAGTCCACACAAATCCTCCCTGCCCAGCACATCCACAAGTTCCAAAGAGCTGAAGGACatggtagaagaagaagaggaggaggatgatgacgTCAGCCTGTTAGCTGCCCCGTTGATGCCACCAcctagagaagaagaagacgatgaCAGCCTGTTAGCCGCCGTGATGATGCCGGACCCTGACGAGGAGGAGATTGACGACGACAGTCTGCTGGCTGCCGGGATGGTGCCGGACTCCGAGCCACAAAAGGAGCAAGAGGTGGATTACCTGGAGGGAATGACGGCAGAGATGTTTGGGGGTGATGACGAATTCGGCCAGTGTGGCGTTCACAACGAAGAAGAGGTGGAGCCCCTCCCCGACGCTCACTACGGGCTCCTGGGCACCGGAAGGCACTTGCTCCGACCCCAGGGCTGCATAGACGACCTTCCCGAGGAGGTGCTGAGGCAGATACTGTGCCACGTCCCCGCTCAGGACCTCTACAGAAATGTCAGCCTCGTCTGCCACCGCTGGAAGAACGTCGTCGAGGACACCACG TTTGTGCCTTTCAAAAAGCAATACTACCGCTACATGATGCGAGAGAAGGAAACCATGGAGGAGGTCGTCTCTATTCTGAAGAACAGTGGCATCACGGATCCAGCGTTGTCGCAGCACAGCATACGTAACCTCGTAGT tTTAATGGCCCAGCACAAGGTCAGAGATCGCGTGGCACCGGAGAATGTCCTGGAGTGCGTAAAGAAACATCGCCTATTCCCTCAGGCAGAAGCCTCCATCAGGTTATGTATTCCTGATATTCGGAAGTCCTTTAACCTTGGAATTGAG GGTCCTAACCCGTATGCTGCCATGGCCATCGTACTGATCCTAAGTGAGAGTGTCGACGACGTACAGGCCTTGGTTTCTCTTCTCACCAGCTGCATGTCTCACTCTGCCATCAGCGAGTACCTCAGCCACATGGCCATGATGCTGCTTGCTTTGATGAGGAACGACATCCAAATTAGCAACAG GTTGCATTACAACATCTACTACATGCTCCACCTGATGGAGAATGGTCCCTTTTCTGTCAACTCTGGTCAGAGCGG gCAGCCTCAGATTCACCTCACACGTGAACAGCAGCAGGTCCTCAGCCACAACATCCAGCCAGACCACGTGGTCAAGATAATAGCGTTTGCAG GCACAGGGAAGACGACCACGCTGATAAAGTACGCAGAGCAGCGACCACACCTCCGCTTCCTCTACGTGGCCTTCAACAACTCAGTGGCTCGTGAGGCGACCCTCCGCTTTCCCAGAAATGTGGAATGCAGGACCGTCCACTCGTTGGCCTATAAAGATGTTGGATGGAG GTATAAAGCTCAGGAGAAGTTGGCGCCAGGCCTGAAGCCATTCGCCATCAACTCCCTTCTACCCAAAGGCCACGGCGGCTTCACCAGAGCCAAAGTGGTTTCCACAACTCTCAGCGCCTTCTTGGCTTCGACCGACGAGGCCATCGCCACCAGACATGTTCCCAGCACGTATATAACCAGCAGCAACTTCAGGATTGATATAGACCGTGACGAAAAACTG TTTTACGTGAATGAAGCAAGGAAGAtctggaagaaaatgaaagatcCCTCGGAAAAATCGAAATACGGCTATTACATGACTCATGATG GTTACCTGAAGTTGTGGCAGCTCCAAGACCCGAAGCCTCGCTTGTCTGACCGTTACGACGCCCTTTTCATCGATGAGGCCCAGGACTGTACTCCCG CCGTCATGGACGTGCTGCTGTCTCAGAGCTGTGGGAAAATCCTGGTTGGAGATCCTCACCAGCAGATCTACACCTTCAGAGGAGCCGTCAACGCCTTGCACgccactgaacacacacacatctactaCCTGACACAG AGCTTTCGGTTTGGTGCTGACATCGCCTACGTTGGCGCCACCATCCTCAATGTCTGCAAGAAAGTTGAGAAGATTCTTGttggaggaaagaagaaga GTGGAGTGTCTGACGAGACCACAGACAAGGCTGCGAAGGCTGTGAGCACGGGGGTGAGTTACAGCCCAGGAAAGATAGCCATCTTGTCCAGATGCAATCTGGGAGTGTTCAGCGAAGCCGTCCGGCTGATTGACATCAACCCACACTGCAGGATCCACTTCGTAGGA GATGTCAAAACTATCGGCCTTGAAAAGATCCTGGACATCTGGTGCTTGATGCAGCAACCGGGGGCCCCTCTCCTAGGGCCCGACCAGCGACCTAGAG tcATCAGAGATCCCATTATTCGCTCGTTTGTGAAGAAAAGCGAGAATCCCTTCTTGGCCCTGAAGATGTACGCCATGCAGACTGAGGACAAGGAGCTGGAGGGCAAGGTCGCCATCGTGGAGAAATACAGGAGACGTGTCCCTGAACTGGTGATGCGCCTGAATGGGTGTTCTGAAACGGACTACCACAAAGCAG